The Thermobifida halotolerans sequence TGACCTTGGTCGAATAGCGTGAAAGGGTCTGAAGAGGAAGCCGAGAAGGGCACCGCACCCCGGTCGGGTGCGGCCCGCGTCCGGCCCCGCGGTCCCCGTGTCGCGGCGGTCGGCGCAAGGCGACGTGAGCCCGGCAGACCACCCGGACTTTTGATCCCCGTCGGTGCGGTCGGTGCGCATCCCGGGGCGTGAGTTCGCAGGACTCCAGTGCCGTCGACGGGAGGGGTGCCCATGGCCGCGGTCGGCAACACCAGGAAATGCCTCCACACGAGTGCGTGCGCGCCTCGGGGGGTTCTCCGTTCGAGGAGGGCGCCGTGAAGGGTGGCGTGCGCACATGGCTCGGCGCGCTCCTGGGAGTCTCCCTGCTGTACGCGCTGGGCACCCTGTTCCAGGTCGGTGAGGTGTCCCTGACCGTCTGGGCGGGAACCTGGCCCACAGCGGCGGCCGCCGCCGGAGCGGCGGGGTCGCTGCTGTACGCCGCGCGGTCCCGGGACCGCGGCGGCGGTGAGGAGGGCGGTGACGGCACCGACAGCGCCGCCGCGCTGCGCCTGTTCGGCTTCGCCGCGTTGGCCTGGTGCGCGGGCGCGATCACCTACGGCGTCACCGGGCTGCTCAACGCGGGGGCCTTCTCCCTGACGTTCGGGGACCTGTTCTCCCTGGTCGCGTTGCCGCTGTTCACACTGGGCTTCATCAGGTTCGCGCCGTTGCCCCAGCGGACGCGCCCTCTCATACGGCATCTCACCGACAGCTACGTGTGCGCGGCGGCGCTGTTCAGCGTCGTGTGGCTGCTGCTCTTCCAGCCGCTCTACCAGGACCTGGGCGAGGGCTCGGGGGTCATGGCGTTCGCGCTGGTCTATCCGGTCGCCGACATCGCCGTGCTGTGCCTGCTGGCCCCGCTCGTGCTCACCTCCCCGCACCGCACCCGGCGTGCGGTCCTGCTCGCCGCGGGCACGTTCATCATCATCTGCGCCGCGGACCTCATCGGGGCCGTGAGCCGCCTCTCCGGCGAGCCGGTGGCGGGAGGCATCGAGTACCCGGTACGGCTGCTCGGGTTCTTGACCCTGGGCATGATCCCCTGGCTGACCCGGGAGAACGAGGGGGCGACCCCGCGCCGGATCACGGGGCGCGGGCTGTACCGGATCGCCCCCGAGATCGCCGCCGCGACGACGCTGACCGTCGCCGCGATGATCATGACCGTCGCCGGGCTGCGGGCGGACGGGATCGCGCCGGTGCTGCCGCTGACGGCGGGATCGGCCGTCCTCGTGCTGGTGGTGCGGATGCTCGGCATGCTGGAGGAGAGCGCCGTCCTGTCGCGGATGGTGCACACCAGGGAGCGGCACCTGCACGAGTTGGCCGAGCACAGCGGCGACATCATCGTGATCCTGGAGGAGGACGGCCGGATCTTCTACATGAGTCCGGGCGCCGTCGAGATGTTCGGGTACCGCGACGGCGACCCCCTGCTCGCCGATCCGGTGACCTCCCTCGTCCACCCCGAGGACCTGCCCGGGGTGGCCGCCGTCGTGGGCGGGTTCAAACGCGGGGCCGACAGCGTGCGCGTGCGCGCCCGGGTGCGCGCGGCCGACGGCACGTGGCGCCACACCCTGTCCACCGTGTCGCTGTACGAGCGTCCCGGCGAGCCCAACCGCTTCCTGCTGACCACCCGCGACATCAGCGCCCAGGTGGAGTTGCAGAAGCAGGTCGACCACCTCACCTTCCACGACGGGGTGACCGGGCTGCCCAACCGGGCCTACCTGGAGGAGCGGGTCCGCGAGGTGCTGGGCAGGCGCGCGGAGACCGGCGGGGGGCAGCAGTACTCCGAGACCGCCGTGGTCTTTCTGGACCTGGACGGCTTCACCGCGGTCAACGACTCCGCCGGGCACGCCTTCGGCGACTACCTGCTCGCCCAGGTCGGCCACCGGTTGCGCGCGCTGCTGGGCGCGGGCGACACGCTGGCCCGGTGGGGCAGCGACGAGTTCGTGGCCCTGGTCGAGGAGCGGCCCAGGGCGGACGGCGTCGTCGACCTGGCCGAACGGATGGTCCGGGTGATCGAGGGCGAGCCGTTCCAGGTGGCCGACCGCGACGTGGTGGTGACGGCCAGCGTGGGTGTGGCCTTCGCCGATCCGGGGACCGACGGAGCCGAACTGCTGCGCAACGCCGACATGGCCATGGCCCGGGCCAAGGGGCAGGGCGGGGGCCACGTGGAGGTCTACGCCGCGCACATGCACGCCCAGGTGGTGGGGCGGCTGGAGTTGCAGACCGAACTGCGTCAGGCGCTCGCCGACCGCGCGTTCGTCCTGGAGTACCAGCCGGTGGTCAGCCTGGAGACGTCCCGGGTGACCGCGGTCGAGGCGCTGGTGCGGTGGCGGCGGGAGGACGGCACGCTCGTGCCTCCGGAGGAGTTCATCGGTCCCGCGGAGGAGTCCGGGCTGATCGTCCCGCTGGGGGAGTGGATCCTGCGCGAGGCCTGCCAGAAGGTCGCGGTGTGGCGTGCCACCAGCGGGTTGGACATCGGCCTCTCGGTGAACGTCTCGGTCAAGCAGGTCCTGTCGTCGGGGTTCGTGCAGAGCGTCGAGGACGTGCTCGCGGAGAGCGGGCTGGGTGCCGAGGCGCTCACGGTGGAGGTCGACGAGGAGATCCTGCTGGAGAACCCGGTCGTCGCGGTGGACCGCCTCACGAAGCTGCGGGAGATGGGGGTGCGGCTGGCCATCGACGACTTCGGGATGGGGCACGCCTCGCTGTCGCACCTGCGCCGACTGCGGGTGGACGAGCTCAAGATCGACCCGTCGTTCGTCCGCGACCTGGACTCCGACGACACCGTCACCCTGCTGACGCGGACCATCATCCGGCTCGGTCAGGACCTGGGAGTGCAGGTCGTCGCCGAGGGCATCGAGCAGCCCTGGCAGTTGCGCCGTCTGCGGGAGATGGGCTGCGCCTTCGGCCAGGGATTCCTGGTGGGGCGGCCGATGGCCGCCGAGGGAGTGGAGGCGCTGGTCGGCGGTGAGACGAGCGCCACCGCGCTGTGAGGGGCGCTCCGTCCACGGGCGGGGCCGTCCGCACCGCGGCCGGAGGCCCTCCCACGTGCGGCGATGGCCGACCGGCATGGCATGATGGGACGGCCGTCGCGGTACGCCGTTCCGGTGCGCTCAGCGGTTCAAATGGCGGTCCAAATATCTCGCATCGTGAGACGAAGCGGCGTTCTGTTTGACGTAGCGCCCCGGCTCGGTCATTGTTGATGTCGTGCAGAGCAACTTCCTGATTCTCGTACTTGGTCAGCGCGCAGCCCGCTGACCGAGTCAACGCTGCGCGCTCCCCTCAACCGCCTGGGCGGTGGGGGGTTTTTTGTTGCCAGTCACGCGTTACCCGCCCTCTCTGAAGGATCTAGTGATGACCGAGCAGATGACCGGAGCCCAGTCGCTCATCAGGTCGTTGGAGCATGTCGGCGTCGATGTCGTGTTCGGAATCCCCGGGGGGGCGATCCTCCCCGCCTACGACCCGCTGTACGACTCCGCGAAGGTGCGCCACATCCTCATGCGCCACGAGCAGGGGGCCGGGCACGCCGCCGAGGGATACGCCTACGCCACCGGGCGACCGGGTGTGTGCATGGCCACCAGCGGCCCCGGGGCGACCAACCTGGTGACCCCACTCGCCGACGCCTACATGGACTCGGTTCCGATGGTCGCGATCACCGGACAGGTGGCCGGCCCCGCGATCGGCACCGACGCCTTCCAGGAAGCCGACATCTGCGGCATCACCATGCCGATCACCAAGCACAACTTCCTGGTCCGCGACCCCGCGAAGATCGCGAGCACCATCGCCGAGGCGTTCCACATCGCCTCCACCGGCCGCCCGGGCCCGGTCCTGGTCGACATCGCCAAGGACGCGCTGCAGGCCCGGACCCGCTTCGAATGGCCGCAGCGGCTCGACCTGCCCGGCTACCGCCCGGTCACCAAGCCGCACGGCAAGCAGGTCCGCGAGGCCGCGCGGATGATCGCCGAGGCCAGGCGCCCGGTCCTCTACGTCGGCGGCGGCGTGTTCAAGGCGGGGGCCGCCCAGGAGTTGCGCGTGCTGGCCGAGCTGACCGGCATCCCGGTCGTCACCACCCTGATGGCGCTGGGCACCTTCCCCGGCAGCCACCCCCAGAACCTCGGCATGCCCGGCATGCACGGCACCGTCGCCGCGGTCGGCGCCCTGCAGCGCGCGGACCTCATCGTGGCACTCGGCGCCCGCTTCGACGACCGGGTCACCGGCAAACTCGACTCCTTCGCACCCGGCGCCAAGATCGTGCACGCCGACATCGACCCGGCGGAGATCTCCAAGAACCGCCACGCGGACGTGCCCATCGTCGGCGACTGCCGCGAGGTCATCGCCGATCTGGTCGTGGCCGTCCGCAACGACCAGGCCGCCGGACGCCAGGGCGACTACGCCGCATGGTGGGACCAGCTCAACCGGATGCGCGAGACCTATCCCCTCGGATACGACGAGCCCGACGACGGCTCCCTCGCCCCGCAGTACGTGATCCAGCGCATCGGCCGGATCGTCGGCCCCGAGGCCACCTACGTCGCCGGAGTCGGCCAGCACCAGATGTGGGCCGCCCAGTTCATCGACTACCAGCGCCCCGGAGCCTTCGTGAACTCCGGAGGCGCCGGGACGATGGGCTTCGCCGTCCCGGCCGCCCTCGGTGCCAAGACCGGTGACCCCGACCGCGCCGTCTGGGCGATCGACGGCGACGGCTGCTTCCAGATGACCAACCAGGAACTGGCCACCTGCGCGGTGGAGAACATCCCGATCAAGGTCGCCGTCGTCAACAACGGCAACCTCGGTATGGTCCGGCAGTGGCAGACCCTTTTCTACGAGGGCCGCTACTCCAACACCAACCTGCAGACCGCGCCCCCGCCAGAGACCAAGAAGGTGCGCATTCCGGACTTCGCCCGTCTGGCGGAGGCGTACGGTTGTGTCGGACTGCGCTGCGAGCGCGCGGAGGACGTGGACGCCACCGTCGAGAAGGCCATGGCCATCAACGACGTGCCCGTGGTGGTCGACTTCACCGTCAACCACGACTCGATGGTCTGGCCGATGGTCGCGGCCGGGGTCAGCAACGACAACATCCAGTACGCGCGCGACATGGCGCCCGACTGGGACGACGAGGAATAGGAGCGGTTCCGGATGAGTCTGCACACGCTGTCCGTCCTGGTGGAGGACACGCCCGGGGTGCTTGCTCGCGCGGCCTCCCTGTTCTCCCGTCGCGGTTTCAACATCAACTCCCTCACGGTGGGACCCACCGAGTACGAGGGGCTGTCCCGCATGACGATCGTGGTCAACTGCGACCTCCATCCTCTGGAGCAGGTGACCAAGCAGCTCAACAAGCTGGTCAACGTCATCAAGATCGTCGAGATGGACCCCGAGGCCTCGGTCCGTCGGGAACTGCTGCTGGTCAAGGTCAAGGCCGACGCGGGCAGCCGTTCCCACGTGCTGGAGACGGCCCAGTTGTTCCGGGCCAACGTCGTCGACGTGAACCCGGACGTGGTCGTCATCGAGGCCACCGGCCAGCCCGAGAAGCTTGAGGCGCTGATCCGCAACCTGGAGCCGTTCGGGATCAAGGAGCTGGTCAAGTCGGGAGTGGTCGCTCTCGGCCGCGGCCCCCGGTCCATCACGGACCGATCGCTGCGTGCGGTCGAACGCAGCGCCTGACCCTGTATCCCGGGGATTCCCGCCAGGGGCCCCGAACGTCCCGGTGCGACGGCGTCCACGCCCGGTCGCGACCGCCGCGCCGTACGGACGACAGATCTCTCAACAAGGAGTTAAGCCGAAGTGGCAGCACAGATGTACTACGACGACGCCGCCGACCTGAACCTCATCCAGGGGCGCACCGTCGCCGTCATCGGTTACGGCAGCCAGGGGCACGCGCACGCGCTGTCGCTGCGGGATTCCGGGGTCGACGTGCGGGTCGGTCTGCCGGAGGGGTCCAAGAGCCGGGCCAAGGCCGAGGAGGACGGCCTGCGGGTCGTCACCCCGGCGGAGGCGGCGCAGGAGGCCGACCTCATCATGGTTCTGGTGCCCGACCACATCCACCGCGACCTGTACGCCAACGAGATCGCCCCGCACCTCAACGAGGGCGACGCGCTGTTCTTCGGGCACGGCTTCAGCATCCGCTACGGCCTGATCCAGCCGCCCGCGGGTGTGGACGTGGCGATGGTCGCCCCCAAGGGCCCCGGCCACCTGGTCCGCCGCCAGTTCGAGGCGGGGCGCGGAGTCCCGGTGCTGGTCGCCGTGGAGAAGGACGCCTCCGGCTCGGCCTGGGACCTGGCGCTGTCCTACGCCAAGGCCATCGGCGGCACCCGCGCGGGCGCGCTCAAGACCACCTTCACCGAGGAGACCGAGACCGACCTGTTCGGTGAGCAGGCCGTGCTGTGCGGCGGTGTGTCCGAGCTGATCAAGGCCGGGTTCGCCACGCTGGTCGAGGCGGGCTACCAGCCCGAGGTGGCCTACTTCGAGTGCCTGCACGAGATGAAGCTCATCGTCGACCTCATGTACGAGGGCGGCCTCTCCAAGATGTACTGGTCGGTGTCGGACAACGCCGAGTACGGCGGCTACACGCGCGGCCCGCGGGTCGTCACCGAGGCCACCCGCGAGGAGATGCGCAAGATCCTGGGCGAGATCCAGGACGGCACCTACGCCCGCGAACTGGTCGAGGAGTTCGACAACGGTCGGCCGAACTTCCTGAAGCGCCGTGAGGCCGAGCAGAACGAGCAGATCGAGAAGGTGGGCAGCGAGCTGCGTCCGCTGATGAGCTGGCTGAAGTCCTGACCGGACAACCCGCACCGGGCCCCGGGCGCCGCCGCGTCCCGGGGCCCTACGCTGTGTCGTGAGGGCCGCCGGTCCGCACCGGTGGTCGGACAGGGGGGTCGGTTAAGCTGGAGTTCCCGTAACAGAGGGGAAACCCGGCGCTAGACTTTTCCTCATTCTGGCGCCTGGTCGGAGCCGACGCCGTCAATGCCATGACTGCGGTGCCGCCGCAGTCGAACCACACGCACTCCCTATAAGGAATTCGCTGTGCCCAAGCCAGTCGTCCTGGTCGCGGAAGAACTCTCGCCCGCTGGAATCGCGCTGTTGGAGGAGGACTTCGAGGTCCGTTCCGTCGACGGCGCCGACCGCTCCCAGCTCCTCCCCGCGCTCGCCGGAGCCGACGCTCTGATCGTGCGCAGCGCCACCAAGGTGGATGCGGAGGTGCTGGCCGCGGGAACCTCCCTGAAGGTCGTGGCGCGTGCGGGTGTCGGACTGGACAACGTCGACGTCGAGGCCGCCACCAAGGCCGGCGTGCTCGTCGTGAACGCGCCCACCTCCAACATCATCAGCGCGGCCGAGCAGGCCATCAACCTGCTTCTGGCGTCGGCCCGCAACACCGCTCCCGCCCACGCGGCCCTGGTCGGGGGCGAGTGGAAGCGCTCCAAGTACACCGGCGTCGAGCTGTACGACAAGACCGTCGGCATCGTGGGCCTGGGCCGCATCGGCGTGCTCGTCGCCCAGCGGCTGGAGGCGTTCGGCACCAAGCTGATCGCCTACGACCCCTTCGTGCAGCCCGCCCGCGCCGCGCAGTTGGGCGTGGAGCTCGTCGAACTGGACGAGCTGCTGGAGCGCAGCGACTTCATCACGGTGCACCTGCCCAAGACCAAGGACACGGTCGGCCTGATCGGCGAGGAGGCGCTGCGCAAGGTCAAGCCGAACGTGCGCATCGTCAACGCCGCGCGCGGCGGGATCGTGGACGAGACCGCCCTCTACAACGCCGTCAAGGAGGGGCGGGTCGCCGGAGCGGGCATCGACGTGTTCGCCAAGGAGCCGTGCACCGACAGCCCGCTGTTCGGACTGGAGAACGTCGTCGTCGCCCCGCACTTGGGCGCCAGCACGCACGAGGCGCAGGAGAAGGCCGGAACCCAGGTCGCCCGCTCGGTCAAGCTCGCGCTGGCGGGCGAGTTCGTGCCGGACGCGGTCAACATCCAGGGCAAGGGCGTGGCCGAGGACATCAAGCCCAGTCTGCCGCTGACCGAGAAGCTCGGCCGCATCCTCGCCGCGCTCGCCGACGGCGCGGTGACCCGCATCGAGGTCGAGGTCCGGGGTGAGATCGTCGCCCACGACGTCAAGGTCATCGAGCTGGCCGCGCTCAAGGGGGTCTTCACCGACATCGTCGAGGAGGCCGTGACCTACGTGAACGCCCCGCTGGTGGCCAAGGAGCGCGGCGTCGAGGTGAGCCTCACCACCGAGGAGGAGAGCCCGAACTGGCGCAACCTCATCACGGTGCGCGGCATCCTCGCCGACGGGCGGCGCATCTCGGTGTCGGGCACCCTCACCGGTCCCCGCCAGTTGGAGAAGATCGTCGAGATCAACGGCTACACCATGGAGATCGCGCCCAGCGAGCACATGGCGTTCTTCTCCTACGACGACCGTCCGGGCGTGGTCGGCGTGGTCGGCCAGCTCCTCGGCCGGGCCCAGGTGAACATCGCGGGCATGCAGGTCAGCCGGGACAAGGAGGGCGGTGCGGCGCTCATCGCGCTGACCGTCGACTCGGCCATCCCCGACGACACCCTCAGCACCATCTCCGCCGAGATCGGCGCCGAGATCAGCCGGGTCGACCTGGTCGACTGACCCCCGACCTCTCGACCCCTCTCGAAGCGGCCGGGGCCGCGGGAGACTCCCTCCCGTCAGCC is a genomic window containing:
- a CDS encoding putative bifunctional diguanylate cyclase/phosphodiesterase, with amino-acid sequence MPPHECVRASGGSPFEEGAVKGGVRTWLGALLGVSLLYALGTLFQVGEVSLTVWAGTWPTAAAAAGAAGSLLYAARSRDRGGGEEGGDGTDSAAALRLFGFAALAWCAGAITYGVTGLLNAGAFSLTFGDLFSLVALPLFTLGFIRFAPLPQRTRPLIRHLTDSYVCAAALFSVVWLLLFQPLYQDLGEGSGVMAFALVYPVADIAVLCLLAPLVLTSPHRTRRAVLLAAGTFIIICAADLIGAVSRLSGEPVAGGIEYPVRLLGFLTLGMIPWLTRENEGATPRRITGRGLYRIAPEIAAATTLTVAAMIMTVAGLRADGIAPVLPLTAGSAVLVLVVRMLGMLEESAVLSRMVHTRERHLHELAEHSGDIIVILEEDGRIFYMSPGAVEMFGYRDGDPLLADPVTSLVHPEDLPGVAAVVGGFKRGADSVRVRARVRAADGTWRHTLSTVSLYERPGEPNRFLLTTRDISAQVELQKQVDHLTFHDGVTGLPNRAYLEERVREVLGRRAETGGGQQYSETAVVFLDLDGFTAVNDSAGHAFGDYLLAQVGHRLRALLGAGDTLARWGSDEFVALVEERPRADGVVDLAERMVRVIEGEPFQVADRDVVVTASVGVAFADPGTDGAELLRNADMAMARAKGQGGGHVEVYAAHMHAQVVGRLELQTELRQALADRAFVLEYQPVVSLETSRVTAVEALVRWRREDGTLVPPEEFIGPAEESGLIVPLGEWILREACQKVAVWRATSGLDIGLSVNVSVKQVLSSGFVQSVEDVLAESGLGAEALTVEVDEEILLENPVVAVDRLTKLREMGVRLAIDDFGMGHASLSHLRRLRVDELKIDPSFVRDLDSDDTVTLLTRTIIRLGQDLGVQVVAEGIEQPWQLRRLREMGCAFGQGFLVGRPMAAEGVEALVGGETSATAL
- the ilvC gene encoding ketol-acid reductoisomerase — its product is MAAQMYYDDAADLNLIQGRTVAVIGYGSQGHAHALSLRDSGVDVRVGLPEGSKSRAKAEEDGLRVVTPAEAAQEADLIMVLVPDHIHRDLYANEIAPHLNEGDALFFGHGFSIRYGLIQPPAGVDVAMVAPKGPGHLVRRQFEAGRGVPVLVAVEKDASGSAWDLALSYAKAIGGTRAGALKTTFTEETETDLFGEQAVLCGGVSELIKAGFATLVEAGYQPEVAYFECLHEMKLIVDLMYEGGLSKMYWSVSDNAEYGGYTRGPRVVTEATREEMRKILGEIQDGTYARELVEEFDNGRPNFLKRREAEQNEQIEKVGSELRPLMSWLKS
- a CDS encoding acetolactate synthase large subunit, whose protein sequence is MTEQMTGAQSLIRSLEHVGVDVVFGIPGGAILPAYDPLYDSAKVRHILMRHEQGAGHAAEGYAYATGRPGVCMATSGPGATNLVTPLADAYMDSVPMVAITGQVAGPAIGTDAFQEADICGITMPITKHNFLVRDPAKIASTIAEAFHIASTGRPGPVLVDIAKDALQARTRFEWPQRLDLPGYRPVTKPHGKQVREAARMIAEARRPVLYVGGGVFKAGAAQELRVLAELTGIPVVTTLMALGTFPGSHPQNLGMPGMHGTVAAVGALQRADLIVALGARFDDRVTGKLDSFAPGAKIVHADIDPAEISKNRHADVPIVGDCREVIADLVVAVRNDQAAGRQGDYAAWWDQLNRMRETYPLGYDEPDDGSLAPQYVIQRIGRIVGPEATYVAGVGQHQMWAAQFIDYQRPGAFVNSGGAGTMGFAVPAALGAKTGDPDRAVWAIDGDGCFQMTNQELATCAVENIPIKVAVVNNGNLGMVRQWQTLFYEGRYSNTNLQTAPPPETKKVRIPDFARLAEAYGCVGLRCERAEDVDATVEKAMAINDVPVVVDFTVNHDSMVWPMVAAGVSNDNIQYARDMAPDWDDEE
- the serA gene encoding phosphoglycerate dehydrogenase, giving the protein MPKPVVLVAEELSPAGIALLEEDFEVRSVDGADRSQLLPALAGADALIVRSATKVDAEVLAAGTSLKVVARAGVGLDNVDVEAATKAGVLVVNAPTSNIISAAEQAINLLLASARNTAPAHAALVGGEWKRSKYTGVELYDKTVGIVGLGRIGVLVAQRLEAFGTKLIAYDPFVQPARAAQLGVELVELDELLERSDFITVHLPKTKDTVGLIGEEALRKVKPNVRIVNAARGGIVDETALYNAVKEGRVAGAGIDVFAKEPCTDSPLFGLENVVVAPHLGASTHEAQEKAGTQVARSVKLALAGEFVPDAVNIQGKGVAEDIKPSLPLTEKLGRILAALADGAVTRIEVEVRGEIVAHDVKVIELAALKGVFTDIVEEAVTYVNAPLVAKERGVEVSLTTEEESPNWRNLITVRGILADGRRISVSGTLTGPRQLEKIVEINGYTMEIAPSEHMAFFSYDDRPGVVGVVGQLLGRAQVNIAGMQVSRDKEGGAALIALTVDSAIPDDTLSTISAEIGAEISRVDLVD
- the ilvN gene encoding acetolactate synthase small subunit is translated as MSLHTLSVLVEDTPGVLARAASLFSRRGFNINSLTVGPTEYEGLSRMTIVVNCDLHPLEQVTKQLNKLVNVIKIVEMDPEASVRRELLLVKVKADAGSRSHVLETAQLFRANVVDVNPDVVVIEATGQPEKLEALIRNLEPFGIKELVKSGVVALGRGPRSITDRSLRAVERSA